In Luteitalea sp., a single genomic region encodes these proteins:
- a CDS encoding chromate transporter, with protein sequence VSWQLGRAALVDPLTIVLALLSLLLLLRYRVSSAWLIAGGAIVGWLVAL encoded by the coding sequence GTGTCGTGGCAGCTTGGGCGCGCTGCGCTGGTCGACCCGCTTACCATCGTCCTCGCGCTGCTGAGCCTGCTGCTACTGCTCCGATATCGCGTGAGCTCCGCATGGCTGATTGCAGGGGGCGCCATCGTGGGATGGC